A section of the Macaca thibetana thibetana isolate TM-01 chromosome 10, ASM2454274v1, whole genome shotgun sequence genome encodes:
- the C10H22orf15 gene encoding uncharacterized protein C22orf15 homolog isoform X4 encodes MFIKVMFGAGCSVLVNTSCRLVNLTAHLRQKAGLPPDATIALLAEDGNLVSLEEDLKEGAAWTQTMGNSLLKERAIYVLVRTISKRERTWSPPAMSPYWRTWMTITQSWQRNCAGCQASPLRATTGGSAWAPGVAAMSKAPLQGPERCKQTATQHDSSCRIWNC; translated from the exons ATGTTTATCAAGGTGATGTTTGGGG CCGGCTGCTCCGTGCTGGTGAACACCTCTTGCAGGCTGGTGAACCTCACCGCCCACCTGAGGCAGAAAGCAGGGTTGCCCCCAGATG CGACCATTGCTCTCCTGGCGGAGGACGGCAACCTAGTGAGCCTGGAGGAGGACCTGAAGGAAGGGGCTGCATGGACCCAAACCATGGGCAACTCCCTGCTGAAGGAGCGAGCCATATATGTCCTCGTTCGAACCATCAGTAAG AGGGAGAGGACATGGTCCCCACCCGCTATGAGTCCCTACTGGAGAACCTGGATGACCATTACCCAGAGCTGGCAG AGGAACTGCGCAGGCTGTCAGGCCTCTCCTCTGCGGGCCACAACTGGAGGAAGCGCATGGGCACCCGGCGTGGCCGCCATGAGCAAAGCCCCACTTCAAGGCCCAGAAAG GTGCAAACAGACAGCAACCCAGCACGACTCCTCTTGCAGAATCTGGAATTGCTGA
- the C10H22orf15 gene encoding uncharacterized protein C22orf15 homolog isoform X5, with the protein MFIKVMFGAGCSVLVNTSCRLVNLTAHLRQKAGLPPDASLHVLSATIALLAEDGNLVSLEEDLKEGAAWTQTMGNSLLKERAIYVLVRTIKGEDMVPTRYESLLENLDDHYPELAEELRRLSGLSSAGHNWRKRMGTRRGRHEQSPTSRPRKVSSLPPRSC; encoded by the exons ATGTTTATCAAGGTGATGTTTGGGG CCGGCTGCTCCGTGCTGGTGAACACCTCTTGCAGGCTGGTGAACCTCACCGCCCACCTGAGGCAGAAAGCAGGGTTGCCCCCAGATG cctctcTCCATGTCCTCTCAGCGACCATTGCTCTCCTGGCGGAGGACGGCAACCTAGTGAGCCTGGAGGAGGACCTGAAGGAAGGGGCTGCATGGACCCAAACCATGGGCAACTCCCTGCTGAAGGAGCGAGCCATATATGTCCTCGTTCGAACCATCA AGGGAGAGGACATGGTCCCCACCCGCTATGAGTCCCTACTGGAGAACCTGGATGACCATTACCCAGAGCTGGCAG AGGAACTGCGCAGGCTGTCAGGCCTCTCCTCTGCGGGCCACAACTGGAGGAAGCGCATGGGCACCCGGCGTGGCCGCCATGAGCAAAGCCCCACTTCAAGGCCCAGAAAGGTGAGCTCCCTGCCACCCAGGAGTTGCTAG
- the C10H22orf15 gene encoding uncharacterized protein C22orf15 homolog isoform X1, with protein MFIKVMFGAGCSVLVNTSCRLVNLTAHLRQKAGLPPDASLHVLSATIALLAEDGNLVSLEEDLKEGAAWTQTMGNSLLKERAIYVLVRTIKGEDMVPTRYESLLENLDDHYPELAEELRRLSGLSSAGHNWRKRMGTRRGRHEQSPTSRPRKASQMWHRGWHTVAAQCTTAGRTQRRRQHGP; from the exons ATGTTTATCAAGGTGATGTTTGGGG CCGGCTGCTCCGTGCTGGTGAACACCTCTTGCAGGCTGGTGAACCTCACCGCCCACCTGAGGCAGAAAGCAGGGTTGCCCCCAGATG cctctcTCCATGTCCTCTCAGCGACCATTGCTCTCCTGGCGGAGGACGGCAACCTAGTGAGCCTGGAGGAGGACCTGAAGGAAGGGGCTGCATGGACCCAAACCATGGGCAACTCCCTGCTGAAGGAGCGAGCCATATATGTCCTCGTTCGAACCATCA AGGGAGAGGACATGGTCCCCACCCGCTATGAGTCCCTACTGGAGAACCTGGATGACCATTACCCAGAGCTGGCAG AGGAACTGCGCAGGCTGTCAGGCCTCTCCTCTGCGGGCCACAACTGGAGGAAGCGCATGGGCACCCGGCGTGGCCGCCATGAGCAAAGCCCCACTTCAAGGCCCAGAAAG GCTTCACAGATGTGGCATAGGGGCTGGCACACAGTAGCAGCTCAGTGCACAACTGCTGGACGAACTCAACGAAGGCGGCAGCATG GGCCCTGA
- the C10H22orf15 gene encoding uncharacterized protein C22orf15 homolog isoform X7, which yields MFIKVMFGAGCSVLVNTSCRLVNLTAHLRQKAGLPPDASLHVLSATIALLAEDGNLVSLEEDLKEGAAWTQTMGNSLLKERAIYVLVRTIKGEDMVPTRYESLLENLDDHYPELAEELRRLSGLSSAGHNWRKRMGTRRGRHEQSPTSRPRKGPD from the exons ATGTTTATCAAGGTGATGTTTGGGG CCGGCTGCTCCGTGCTGGTGAACACCTCTTGCAGGCTGGTGAACCTCACCGCCCACCTGAGGCAGAAAGCAGGGTTGCCCCCAGATG cctctcTCCATGTCCTCTCAGCGACCATTGCTCTCCTGGCGGAGGACGGCAACCTAGTGAGCCTGGAGGAGGACCTGAAGGAAGGGGCTGCATGGACCCAAACCATGGGCAACTCCCTGCTGAAGGAGCGAGCCATATATGTCCTCGTTCGAACCATCA AGGGAGAGGACATGGTCCCCACCCGCTATGAGTCCCTACTGGAGAACCTGGATGACCATTACCCAGAGCTGGCAG AGGAACTGCGCAGGCTGTCAGGCCTCTCCTCTGCGGGCCACAACTGGAGGAAGCGCATGGGCACCCGGCGTGGCCGCCATGAGCAAAGCCCCACTTCAAGGCCCAGAAAG GGCCCTGATTAA
- the C10H22orf15 gene encoding uncharacterized protein C22orf15 homolog isoform X2 produces MFIKVMFGAGCSVLVNTSCRLVNLTAHLRQKAGLPPDASLHVLSATIALLAEDGNLVSLEEDLKEGAAWTQTMGNSLLKERAIYVLVRTISKRERTWSPPAMSPYWRTWMTITQSWQRNCAGCQASPLRATTGGSAWAPGVAAMSKAPLQGPERCKQTATQHDSSCRIWNC; encoded by the exons ATGTTTATCAAGGTGATGTTTGGGG CCGGCTGCTCCGTGCTGGTGAACACCTCTTGCAGGCTGGTGAACCTCACCGCCCACCTGAGGCAGAAAGCAGGGTTGCCCCCAGATG cctctcTCCATGTCCTCTCAGCGACCATTGCTCTCCTGGCGGAGGACGGCAACCTAGTGAGCCTGGAGGAGGACCTGAAGGAAGGGGCTGCATGGACCCAAACCATGGGCAACTCCCTGCTGAAGGAGCGAGCCATATATGTCCTCGTTCGAACCATCAGTAAG AGGGAGAGGACATGGTCCCCACCCGCTATGAGTCCCTACTGGAGAACCTGGATGACCATTACCCAGAGCTGGCAG AGGAACTGCGCAGGCTGTCAGGCCTCTCCTCTGCGGGCCACAACTGGAGGAAGCGCATGGGCACCCGGCGTGGCCGCCATGAGCAAAGCCCCACTTCAAGGCCCAGAAAG GTGCAAACAGACAGCAACCCAGCACGACTCCTCTTGCAGAATCTGGAATTGCTGA
- the C10H22orf15 gene encoding uncharacterized protein C22orf15 homolog isoform X3, which yields MFIKVMFGAGCSVLVNTSCRLVNLTAHLRQKAGLPPDASLHVLSATIALLAEDGNLVSLEEDLKEGAAWTQTMGNSLLKERAIYVLVRTISKRERTWSPPAMSPYWRTWMTITQSWQRNCAGCQASPLRATTGGSAWAPGVAAMSKAPLQGPERALIKVMDCTL from the exons ATGTTTATCAAGGTGATGTTTGGGG CCGGCTGCTCCGTGCTGGTGAACACCTCTTGCAGGCTGGTGAACCTCACCGCCCACCTGAGGCAGAAAGCAGGGTTGCCCCCAGATG cctctcTCCATGTCCTCTCAGCGACCATTGCTCTCCTGGCGGAGGACGGCAACCTAGTGAGCCTGGAGGAGGACCTGAAGGAAGGGGCTGCATGGACCCAAACCATGGGCAACTCCCTGCTGAAGGAGCGAGCCATATATGTCCTCGTTCGAACCATCAGTAAG AGGGAGAGGACATGGTCCCCACCCGCTATGAGTCCCTACTGGAGAACCTGGATGACCATTACCCAGAGCTGGCAG AGGAACTGCGCAGGCTGTCAGGCCTCTCCTCTGCGGGCCACAACTGGAGGAAGCGCATGGGCACCCGGCGTGGCCGCCATGAGCAAAGCCCCACTTCAAGGCCCAGAAAG GGCCCTGATTAAGGTGATGGATTGCACACTGTAG
- the C10H22orf15 gene encoding uncharacterized protein C22orf15 homolog isoform X6 — translation MFIKVMFGAGCSVLVNTSCRLVNLTAHLRQKAGLPPDATIALLAEDGNLVSLEEDLKEGAAWTQTMGNSLLKERAIYVLVRTISKRERTWSPPAMSPYWRTWMTITQSWQRNCAGCQASPLRATTGGSAWAPGVAAMSKAPLQGPERALIKVMDCTL, via the exons ATGTTTATCAAGGTGATGTTTGGGG CCGGCTGCTCCGTGCTGGTGAACACCTCTTGCAGGCTGGTGAACCTCACCGCCCACCTGAGGCAGAAAGCAGGGTTGCCCCCAGATG CGACCATTGCTCTCCTGGCGGAGGACGGCAACCTAGTGAGCCTGGAGGAGGACCTGAAGGAAGGGGCTGCATGGACCCAAACCATGGGCAACTCCCTGCTGAAGGAGCGAGCCATATATGTCCTCGTTCGAACCATCAGTAAG AGGGAGAGGACATGGTCCCCACCCGCTATGAGTCCCTACTGGAGAACCTGGATGACCATTACCCAGAGCTGGCAG AGGAACTGCGCAGGCTGTCAGGCCTCTCCTCTGCGGGCCACAACTGGAGGAAGCGCATGGGCACCCGGCGTGGCCGCCATGAGCAAAGCCCCACTTCAAGGCCCAGAAAG GGCCCTGATTAAGGTGATGGATTGCACACTGTAG
- the C10H22orf15 gene encoding uncharacterized protein C22orf15 homolog isoform X8: MFIKVMFGAGCSVLVNTSCRLVNLTAHLRQKAGLPPDATIALLAEDGNLVSLEEDLKEGAAWTQTMGNSLLKERAIYVLVRTIKGEDMVPTRYESLLENLDDHYPELAEELRRLSGLSSAGHNWRKRMGTRRGRHEQSPTSRPRKGPD; this comes from the exons ATGTTTATCAAGGTGATGTTTGGGG CCGGCTGCTCCGTGCTGGTGAACACCTCTTGCAGGCTGGTGAACCTCACCGCCCACCTGAGGCAGAAAGCAGGGTTGCCCCCAGATG CGACCATTGCTCTCCTGGCGGAGGACGGCAACCTAGTGAGCCTGGAGGAGGACCTGAAGGAAGGGGCTGCATGGACCCAAACCATGGGCAACTCCCTGCTGAAGGAGCGAGCCATATATGTCCTCGTTCGAACCATCA AGGGAGAGGACATGGTCCCCACCCGCTATGAGTCCCTACTGGAGAACCTGGATGACCATTACCCAGAGCTGGCAG AGGAACTGCGCAGGCTGTCAGGCCTCTCCTCTGCGGGCCACAACTGGAGGAAGCGCATGGGCACCCGGCGTGGCCGCCATGAGCAAAGCCCCACTTCAAGGCCCAGAAAG GGCCCTGATTAA
- the CHCHD10 gene encoding coiled-coil-helix-coiled-coil-helix domain-containing protein 10, mitochondrial yields the protein MPRGSRSMASRPASRPAAPSAHPPAHPPPSAAAPAPAPSGQPGLMAQMATTAAGVAVGSAVGHVMGSALTGAFSGGSSEPSQPAAQQVPTPTAPQHLEMGPCAYEIRQFLDCSTTQSDLSLCEGFSEALKQCKYNHGLSSLP from the exons ATGCCTCGGGGAAGCCGCAGCATGGCCTCCCGGCCAGCCAG CCGCCCCGCCGCGCCCTCTGCCCACCCGCCCGCGCACCCACCGCCCTCAGCAGCCGCCCCAGCACCCGCCCCTTCGGGCCAGCCGGGGCTCATGGCTCAGATGGCGACCACGGCCGCAGGGGTAGCCGTGGGCTCCGCTGTGGGACACGTCATGGGCAGCGCCCTGACCGGAGCCTTCAGCGGGGGGAGCTCGGAGCCTTCCCAGCCTGCTGCCCAGCAG gtccccacccccactgcccccCAGCACCTGGAGATGGGGCCCTGCGCCTATGAGATCAGGCAGTTCCTGGACTGTTCGACCACTCAGAGTGACCTGTCCCTGTGTGAGGGCTTCAGCGAGGCCCTGAAGCAGTGCAAGTACAACCATG GTCTGAGCTCACTGCCCTGA